The region GCGACGACGGCGGTCGAGGTAGACGTAGAGCAGGTCGTTGGTGTCGAACTGGACCTCCAGCCACGAACCACGATCGGGAATGATCCGGAAGGAGTGAAGGAGTTTTCCGTTGAGGTGGGTGCTGGTTTCGAAGCAGATCCCTGGGGAGCGGTGGAGCTGGGCCACCACGACGCGCTCGGCTCCGTTGATGGTGAAGGTGCCACGACGGGTCATCATGGGCAGCTCGCCCATGTAGACGCGCTCTTCCTTGGCGCCGGTTTCATCGGTCAGCTGGAAGGTGACGTAAAGGGGGGCGCTGTAGGTCTCGCCATCCCGCTGGGCTTCTAGGGGAGTGAGCTTCGGCTCGCCGATTTCGTAGCGAACGAAGTCCAACTCCACGGTGCCGTCATAGCTATCGATGGGGAAGACCTCGCGGAAAACGGCTTGGAGGCCGGTTTCATTGCGCTCGGTAGGAGGAACGTGTTTTTGTAGAAAGTCCTCATAGGACTGGAGTTGGATCTCGATGAGATTGGGTGGTTCGACCACCTCTTTGAATTTCCCGAAGTAGCGGCGTTCCGACATAATCAGTGAGTTCTTCAGTTGGGCGCGTGAGCGCGGAGTCCGTAGAGTGGAGACAGGCAGGGACGAGACGCCATTTTCCAGCGGGGAAAGAGCGGCTCGTGACTGCCTGTGAGAGGAGTGCGGGATTTCTCTCCCGCGAGGTTTGGCAAATGGGCTGGCGGTGGAAGGACCGGAGCCAGATCGCCCATTTGCCAGGCGCGATCCAGCTCCGGTGGAAAAAAGGAGAAGATTATTTGATCTCCACCTTCGCGCCGGCCGCTTCCATCTTCTTTTTGATTTCTTCGGCTTCTTCCTTAGAGGCACCTTCCTTGAGGGGAGCCGGTGCGCTTTCGACGAGTTTCTTAGCGTCGGCCAAGCCGAGCCCGGAAACGACGCCGCGAACTTCCTTAATGACAGCAATTTTGTTGCCGCCGGCTTCCGCGAGGATGACGTCGAATTCAGTTTTCTCTTCGGCAGGAGCGGCGTCTCCTCCACCAGCGGCGGGGGCTGCGGCTACCGCGGCCGGAGCAGCGGCGCTCACGCCCCACTTGTCTTCCAGCGATTTCACGAGTTCAGCTGCCTCGAGGACAGTGATCCCGCTCAGGTCTTCTACGAGTTGGTCAATATTAGCCATATGTTCTCCTTTCGGTATCGCCGCCCAGCCGGAGCACCGGTGGATTTAAGACCCGCAGCCGCGGGCCCGACGAGGAACCATTGGTTTAGTTGGTAGTGGGTTCAGGTTCCAGCCGCGGAGAACGGCCGTTGCCATCGATTCAAAGGGTGGGGTGTCAGCTTTCTTTTTCCGAATACGCCTTCAGAACTCTGGCCAGTGCCGAGGCGGGCTCATTGAGGGTGCGAACGAGCTGGGCAGCCGGCTGGTTGAGCAGCCCGAGCAGTTGTGCCAGCAGGATTTCGCGCGAGGGGAGGGAGGCGAGCGATTTGATCTTGGCCTCATCCAGGAGTTCGCCATCGAGCACGCCTGCCCGCAGGCTGGGCTTGCTGAATTCCTTTTCAAAGGTCGTCACGACCTTAGCCGCGGCACACACGTCCTTTTCGCCAGAAATCATCATGGTCTGCCCGGAGAGCGACTCGCTCAGATCCGGCATGCCCATTTCTTTGGTGGCGATTTTCACGTAGCTGTTTTTGACGACATGGCATTCGGCCTCGACCTCGGTCAGTCGTTTCCGTAGTTCCTCGAAATGGGGAACCGTGAGCCCACCGTAGTCGGCAATGAAGAGGTAAGGACAGGCGTCCAGCTTGGCGACCAGATCCGCGACAATCGTTTTCTTATCAGGATTCATGAGGGGAGGGCTGGCTTAGGCTTTGAAGAAGGGGGTGACGTCCAACTTGGCTCCCGGAAGCATGGTTCCGCTGAGGGTGATGGATTCGATGTAGTTGCCCTTGGCCCCGGGTGGCTTGGCGCGGACTACGGATTCGATGACGGAGGTGGCGTTTTCCTCGATTTGGGCTGGCTCGAAGGCGAGTTTGCCGACCGCCACGGCGATGTTGCCATTGCGATCCAATTTGTAATCCGCCCGGCCCGCCTTGACGGCTTGCACGGCGGCGGCGGTGTCATCGGTCACGGTTCCCGTTTTCGGATTCGGCATCAAGCCACGCGGTCCGAGAACCCGACCCAATTTCCGCACTTCCGCCATGGCGTCAGCGGTCGCAATGGCTACATCAAAGTCGGTGAAGCCGCCTTTGACCTTGGTCAGCATGTCTTCGTAGCCCACAAACTCGGCCCCGGCGTTCTTGGCCGCGGTGGCCGCTTCGCCCGAGGCAAACACCAGCACCCGCACTGTCTTGCCGGTGCCGTGAGGGAGCGGGCAGGTGCCGCGAACCATTTGATCTGATTGCCGAGGATCCACCCCGAGATGAAAGGAAAGGGTCACTGTGGGATCGAACTTGGGGGCGGGAACGCCTTT is a window of Verrucomicrobiota bacterium DNA encoding:
- the rplL gene encoding 50S ribosomal protein L7/L12; this encodes MANIDQLVEDLSGITVLEAAELVKSLEDKWGVSAAAPAAVAAAPAAGGGDAAPAEEKTEFDVILAEAGGNKIAVIKEVRGVVSGLGLADAKKLVESAPAPLKEGASKEEAEEIKKKMEAAGAKVEIK
- the rplJ gene encoding 50S ribosomal protein L10, which produces MNPDKKTIVADLVAKLDACPYLFIADYGGLTVPHFEELRKRLTEVEAECHVVKNSYVKIATKEMGMPDLSESLSGQTMMISGEKDVCAAAKVVTTFEKEFSKPSLRAGVLDGELLDEAKIKSLASLPSREILLAQLLGLLNQPAAQLVRTLNEPASALARVLKAYSEKES
- the rplA gene encoding 50S ribosomal protein L1, whose translation is MAKTRSKRYLKASEQIDADRRYSLSEAVTALKGVPAPKFDPTVTLSFHLGVDPRQSDQMVRGTCPLPHGTGKTVRVLVFASGEAATAAKNAGAEFVGYEDMLTKVKGGFTDFDVAIATADAMAEVRKLGRVLGPRGLMPNPKTGTVTDDTAAAVQAVKAGRADYKLDRNGNIAVAVGKLAFEPAQIEENATSVIESVVRAKPPGAKGNYIESITLSGTMLPGAKLDVTPFFKA